The following are encoded in a window of Panicum virgatum strain AP13 chromosome 5N, P.virgatum_v5, whole genome shotgun sequence genomic DNA:
- the LOC120672215 gene encoding clp protease adapter protein ClpF, chloroplastic-like isoform X3 → MQGISICGSVASPHGANCRRACVARNSLRLPYEINAVSHGAFSCHWRMHKLHIKINGRRMNATVRTNARWLFGGDGRSSDARLERSESANEDILIFYFQMDLQTRIQYALNIEQFDVAKQLREKLTEIEMEIIRQREAKRGSSKTEAQDKALNLLRVRADLQKAIDSENYAVAAGLRDEIAKLEAESLAVSAKALAYQNVKYAFRLGQKVRHNVHGYRGVICGMDPVCCESKSWMETANVEKLSKGPNQPFYQWQKKIFQQLKNQRKEGLITPTLNFYSMVRTRLGTSSLSNNSVRSMTSHAMKLLEMKMTTMATQVAEGAFM, encoded by the exons ATGCAGGGCATCTCTATATGTGGTTCTGTTGCCTCACCCCATGGAGCAAATTGCAGAAGGGCTTGTGTTGCAAGGAACAGTCTGAGGCTGCCATATGAGATTAATGCAGTAAGCCATGGAGCTTTCTCATGCCACTGGCGCATGCATAAACTCCACATAAAGATCAATGGCAGAAGAATGAATGCTACAGTAAGAACTAATGCTAGATGGTTGTTTGGAGGAGACGGGCGTAGCAGCGATGCAAGGCTGGAGCGCAGTGAGTCTGCTAATGAAGATATCTTGATCTTCTACTTCCAGATGGATTTACAGACCCGAATACAA TATGCATTGAATATAGAACAATTTGATGTGGCAAAACAATTGAGGGAAAAACTCACTGAG ATTGAAATGGAGATAATTAGGCAACGTGAAGCTAAACGAGGTTCATCAAAGACTGAAGCTCAAGACAAAGCTCTGAATCTTTTACGTGTACG TGCAGACTTGCAGAAAGCTATTGACAGTGAAAACTATGCTGTGGCAGCTGGTCTGCGTGATGAAATCGCCAAACTTGAG GCCGAATCTCTTGCAGTATCTGCTAAAGCTCTTGCTTATCAAAATGTGAAGTATGCGTTTCGACTAGGGCAGAAAGTACGTCATAATGTACATG GATATAGAGGAGTGATATGTGGCATGGATCCTGTATGCTGTGAATCCAAGTCATGGATGGAGACAGCAAATGTGGAGAAGCTGTCTAAAGGTCCAAATCAACCATTTTATCAG TGGCAGAAGAAAATCTTTCAGCAGCTGAAGAATCAGAGAAA GGAAGGTTTGATCACCCCTACATTGAATTTCTATTCTATGGTGAGGACACGGCTGGGGACTTCATCCCTATCAAACAACTCCGTGAGAAGTATGACCAGCCACGCTATGAAGCTTCTGGAGATGAAAATGACGACGATGGCGACACAAGTAGCTGAAGG CGCCTTCATGTAG
- the LOC120674986 gene encoding protein FAR1-RELATED SEQUENCE 7-like: MKFADRNSEYIINPAVGTEFDDCEEAYEYYNLYSWECGFGIRCGKKRYSMTRESLKLPQEKRYQLGQELNCCCSGRPSRELKTMSARTNCPAKLRLGRTADHGWVVVEHNPIHNHEMSESYGENKLWPSHTHLDKYTRSLVRMLRENNVPITKLYSILGTFFGKMENVPTTKRCLKNLCHKINREQAENDIKKTLDLFGEFMKDDPGFMYSIDQDEDGRIKTMIWTNSKSRMQYEHFGDAITFDTTYKTNMYEMPFGLFIGVNNHFQSVLLGGVLMTDEKVETFRWIFKEFTRLMGGKEPVTILTDQCRAMEVAIAAEWEKTSHRWCKWHVLKRIVECLGTRYTQNRDFRDQFHKLLNEMLTIDEFERQWAGLMYLYGLDKDPFVLQIYATREKWVKSYFKGIFCARMTSTQRSESANMMLKNIVPPNSTLHNFVEQYSKLQFIRDQDEDYEEKRSKKEGKKKLTGGPLVIHAWELYTPNVHKMFCETKDESEFYRSIEVEAGNRYIVEHYDFERVQQWCNGRYVVDVVGLGEKYECECGLLEHFGLPCAHILRVLISQGVQKIPDSLIVKRWTKKARIMLPAHLRAYGNKDVSLMAQTYRHSSIMISVLEYVELGDRNIESYKIGMQFLEEGKKAMKALDIDRDGLGLADRENDTHLPEEIAGADQFPLRVPKKKRDKGRPSNKRDKPGYEGGSKRPRFCSICRSDKHNKLKCPEKDIGNQQQRRKPTCSRCGVLGHSQDRCHITDQRLGAIADMLV; encoded by the exons ATGAAGTTTGCAGACCGAAATTCAGAGTACATCATCAACCCTGCAGTGGGTACTGAATTTGATGATTGTGAGGAAGCTTATGAGTACTACAACTTGTACTCGTGGGAGTGTGGCTTTGGAATAAGATGTGGCAAGAAGAGGTACTCAATGACCAGGGAAAGCTTGAAACTGCCCCAGGAAAAGAGGTACCAGCTCGGTCAAGAATTAAACTGCTGTTGCAGT GGTAGGCCGAGCAGGGAGCTGAAGACAATGTCAGCTAGGACAAACTGCCCCGCAAAACTTCGACTAGGGAGGACAGCTGATCATGGGTGGGTTGTGGTTGAGCATAATCCCATACACAACCATGAAATGAGTGAGTCATATGGGGAGAACAAACTGTGGCCATCACATACTCATCTTGATAAGTACACCAGGTCATTAGTGCGTATGTTAAGGGAAAATAATGTTCCAATAACGAAGCTGTACAGTATACTTGGTACATTCTTCGGGAAGATGGAAAACGTGCCCACTACAAAGAGATGTTTGAAGAATCTATGCCACAAAATAAATAGGGAGCAGGCTGAAAATGATATTAAGAAGACTCTTGATCTTTTTGGTGAGTTCATGAAGGATGATCCAGGGTTCATGTATTCAATAGACCAAGATGAAGATGGGAGGATAAAAACTATGATATGGACCAACAGTAAGAGTAGGATGCAGTATGAGCACTTTGGGGATGCTATCACATTTGACACGACATACAAAACAAACATGTATGAGATGCCATTCGGGCTTTTCATTGGTGTGAACAACCATTTTCAGTCAGTTTTGTTGGGCGGGGTTTTGATGACAGATGAGAAGGTAGAGACTTTCAGATGGATATTCAAAGAATTTACAAGGTTAATGGGAGGCAAGGAACCAGTGACAATCCTTACCG ACCAGTGTAGGGCAATGGAGGTTGCTATCGCAGCGGAATGGGAAAAAACATCCCATCGATGGTGCAAATGGCATGTCCTGAAGAGGATTGTAGAGTGTTTGGGAACAAGGTACACACAGAATAGGGATTTCAGAGATCAGTTTCACAAGCTGCTGAATGAGATGCTTACTATTGATGAATTCGAAAGACAGTGGGCTGGATTGATGTATTTGTATGGGCTGGACAAAGACCCATTCGTGCTTCAGATATATGCAACAAGGGAAAAGTGGGTAAAGAGCTACTTCAAGGGTATTTTTTGTGCTCGCATGACCAGCACGCAGCGGAGTGAGAGTGCCAACATGATGCTGAAAAATATTGTACCTCCTAACAGCACCTTGCACAATTTTGTTGAGCAGTATTCGAAGCTTCAGTTCATAAGGGACCAAGATGAGGACTACGAGGAGAAAAGGTCGAAGAAG GaggggaagaaaaagttgaCAGGAGGGCCATTAGTCATTCATGCTTGGGAACTGTACACCCCTAATGTACACAAGATGTTTTGTGAGACAAAAGATGAATCAGAATTCTACAGGTCAATTGAAGTTGAAGCTGGCAACAGGTACATTGTTGAGCACTATGATTTTGAGAGAGTACAACAGTGGTGCAACGGGAGGTACGTGGTGGATGTTGTAGGTCTAGGTGAGAAATATGAGTGTGAATGTGGTTTACTGGAGCATTTTGGTTTGCCATGCGCACACATCTTGAGG GTGCTCATCAGTCAGGGTGTGCAGAAGATACCAGATAGTCTGATCGTTAAACGTTGGACAAAGAAGGCAAGAATTATGTTACCCGCACATCTGCGAGCGTACGGCAATAAGGATGTTTCGTTAATGGCTCAGACATATCGACACTCCTCTATTATGATCAGTGTGCTTGAGTATGTTGAGTTAGGTGACAGGAACATTGAGAGCTATAAAATAGGAATGCAGTTTCTGGAAGAAGGGAAAAAGGCAATGAAAGCTCTTGACATAGATAGGGATGGTCTTGGCCTAGCTGATAGAGAGAATGATACGCATTTGCCGGAAGAGATAGCTGGTGCTGATCAATTTCCACTTAGAGTtccgaagaagaagagagaCAAAGGTAGACCAAGTAACAAGAGAGACAAGCCGGGTTACGAAGGAGGTTCTAAAAGACCCCGTTTTTGCAGTATATGCCGCAGCGACAAGCATAACAAGCTGAAGTGCCCTGAGAAAGACATTGGAAATCAGCAGCAAAGGCGGAAACCGACTTGTTCTCGGTGTGGTGTTCTAGGACATAGCCAAGATAGGTGCCATATTACTGACCAGCGCCTTGGTGCAATTGCTGATATGTTAGTCTAA
- the LOC120672214 gene encoding isopentenyl phosphate kinase-like isoform X2: protein MSESKGDGAPEKVLGMDWSKRHGDPADPAVDAEWISGMAGLGLDTNFIVVHGAGSFGHFQASRSGVHKGGLHSTLVKAGFVATRISVTSLNQEIVRALAREGIPSVGMSPFACGWSTSQRKIASANASQIIQSLHTGFVPVLHGDAVLDELLDCTILSGDVIIRHLAQLLSPKYVVFLTDVHGVYDRPPTDPNAVLLKEIEVDDKGSWSIVKPALLQGNNKGVEISVAAHDTTGGMETKILEAAMIARLGIDVYITKAGTEHSLRALKRDVSSDSEDWLGTIIRSSK, encoded by the exons ATGTCCGAATCCAAAGGCGATGGTGCCCCAGAGAAAGTTCTAGGGATGGACTGGAGCAAGAGGCATGGCGATCCGGCCGACCCAGCTGTGGACGCGGAGTGGATCTCGGGGATGGCTGGGCTGGGGCTTGACACCAATTTCATAGTCGTCCATGGCGCCG GGTCTTTTGGCCACTTCCAAGCAAGTAGATCTGGAGTTCATAAAGGAGGGCTGCATTCGACACTTGTGAAGGCTGGCTTTGTCGCTACAAGAATTTCA GTCACTTCTCTTAACCAGGAGATCGTTAGAGCCCTGGCAAGAG AAGGAATACCATCTGTTGGGATGTCACCATTTGCTTGTGGGTGGTCTACCAGTCAAAGAAAG ATTGCATCAGCTAATGCTTCTCAAATAATTCAGTCACTCCATACTGGCTTTGTCCCT GTGTTGCATGGAGATGCCGTTCTTGACGAATTGCTG GACTGCACCATATTGAGTGGGGATGTCATTATACGGCATCTTGCACAACTTCTAAGTCCGAAATATGTTGTATTTCTG ACAGATGTCCATGGAGTATATGATCGCCCTCCAACTGACCCAAATGCAGTACTTCTGAAGGAGATAG AGGTGGATGATAAAGGAAGCTGGTCTATTGTAAAACCTGCATTACTGCAAGGCAACAATAAAGGAG TGGAGAtatcagttgctgcacatgacACCACTGGCGGAATGGAGACCAAAATACTGGAAGCTGCAATGATAGCTAGGCTTGGAATTGATGTTTACATTACAAAG GCTGGAACGGAACACTCGCTAAGGGCTTTAAAGAGGGATGTGAGCTCGGACTCTGAAGACTGGCTGGGAACCATTATACGCTCTTCGAAGTAG
- the LOC120672214 gene encoding isopentenyl phosphate kinase-like isoform X1 — protein MAEEAAQEQPSPTAPRKVRCIVKLGGAAITNKGELESINEESLQSACAQLRQAMSESKGDGAPEKVLGMDWSKRHGDPADPAVDAEWISGMAGLGLDTNFIVVHGAGSFGHFQASRSGVHKGGLHSTLVKAGFVATRISVTSLNQEIVRALAREGIPSVGMSPFACGWSTSQRKIASANASQIIQSLHTGFVPVLHGDAVLDELLDCTILSGDVIIRHLAQLLSPKYVVFLTDVHGVYDRPPTDPNAVLLKEIEVDDKGSWSIVKPALLQGNNKGVEISVAAHDTTGGMETKILEAAMIARLGIDVYITKAGTEHSLRALKRDVSSDSEDWLGTIIRSSK, from the exons ATGGCGGAAGAGGCGGCGCAGGAGCAGCCGAGCCCCACAGCGCCCCGCAAGGTCCGCTGTATCGTCAAGCTAG GTGGAGCTGCGATCACGAACAAGGGCGAGCTGGAGAGCATCAACGAGGAGAGCCTGCAGTCGGCGTGCGCACAGCTGCGGCAGGCTATGTCCGAATCCAAAGGCGATGGTGCCCCAGAGAAAGTTCTAGGGATGGACTGGAGCAAGAGGCATGGCGATCCGGCCGACCCAGCTGTGGACGCGGAGTGGATCTCGGGGATGGCTGGGCTGGGGCTTGACACCAATTTCATAGTCGTCCATGGCGCCG GGTCTTTTGGCCACTTCCAAGCAAGTAGATCTGGAGTTCATAAAGGAGGGCTGCATTCGACACTTGTGAAGGCTGGCTTTGTCGCTACAAGAATTTCA GTCACTTCTCTTAACCAGGAGATCGTTAGAGCCCTGGCAAGAG AAGGAATACCATCTGTTGGGATGTCACCATTTGCTTGTGGGTGGTCTACCAGTCAAAGAAAG ATTGCATCAGCTAATGCTTCTCAAATAATTCAGTCACTCCATACTGGCTTTGTCCCT GTGTTGCATGGAGATGCCGTTCTTGACGAATTGCTG GACTGCACCATATTGAGTGGGGATGTCATTATACGGCATCTTGCACAACTTCTAAGTCCGAAATATGTTGTATTTCTG ACAGATGTCCATGGAGTATATGATCGCCCTCCAACTGACCCAAATGCAGTACTTCTGAAGGAGATAG AGGTGGATGATAAAGGAAGCTGGTCTATTGTAAAACCTGCATTACTGCAAGGCAACAATAAAGGAG TGGAGAtatcagttgctgcacatgacACCACTGGCGGAATGGAGACCAAAATACTGGAAGCTGCAATGATAGCTAGGCTTGGAATTGATGTTTACATTACAAAG GCTGGAACGGAACACTCGCTAAGGGCTTTAAAGAGGGATGTGAGCTCGGACTCTGAAGACTGGCTGGGAACCATTATACGCTCTTCGAAGTAG
- the LOC120672215 gene encoding clp protease adapter protein ClpF, chloroplastic-like isoform X2 encodes MQGISICGSVASPHGANCRRACVARNSLRLPYEINAVSHGAFSCHWRMHKLHIKINGRRMNATVRTNARWLFGGDGRSSDARLERSESANEDILIFYFQMDLQTRIQYALNIEQFDVAKQLREKLTEIEMEIIRQREAKRGSSKTEAQDKALNLLRVRADLQKAIDSENYAVAAGLRDEIAKLEAESLAVSAKALAYQNVKYAFRLGQKVRHNVHGYRGVICGMDPVCCESKSWMETANVEKLSKGPNQPFYQWQKKIFQQLKNQRKEGLITPTLNFYSMVRTRLGTSSLSNNSVRSMTSHAMKLLEMKMTTMATQVAEGRAPSCS; translated from the exons ATGCAGGGCATCTCTATATGTGGTTCTGTTGCCTCACCCCATGGAGCAAATTGCAGAAGGGCTTGTGTTGCAAGGAACAGTCTGAGGCTGCCATATGAGATTAATGCAGTAAGCCATGGAGCTTTCTCATGCCACTGGCGCATGCATAAACTCCACATAAAGATCAATGGCAGAAGAATGAATGCTACAGTAAGAACTAATGCTAGATGGTTGTTTGGAGGAGACGGGCGTAGCAGCGATGCAAGGCTGGAGCGCAGTGAGTCTGCTAATGAAGATATCTTGATCTTCTACTTCCAGATGGATTTACAGACCCGAATACAA TATGCATTGAATATAGAACAATTTGATGTGGCAAAACAATTGAGGGAAAAACTCACTGAG ATTGAAATGGAGATAATTAGGCAACGTGAAGCTAAACGAGGTTCATCAAAGACTGAAGCTCAAGACAAAGCTCTGAATCTTTTACGTGTACG TGCAGACTTGCAGAAAGCTATTGACAGTGAAAACTATGCTGTGGCAGCTGGTCTGCGTGATGAAATCGCCAAACTTGAG GCCGAATCTCTTGCAGTATCTGCTAAAGCTCTTGCTTATCAAAATGTGAAGTATGCGTTTCGACTAGGGCAGAAAGTACGTCATAATGTACATG GATATAGAGGAGTGATATGTGGCATGGATCCTGTATGCTGTGAATCCAAGTCATGGATGGAGACAGCAAATGTGGAGAAGCTGTCTAAAGGTCCAAATCAACCATTTTATCAG TGGCAGAAGAAAATCTTTCAGCAGCTGAAGAATCAGAGAAA GGAAGGTTTGATCACCCCTACATTGAATTTCTATTCTATGGTGAGGACACGGCTGGGGACTTCATCCCTATCAAACAACTCCGTGAGAAGTATGACCAGCCACGCTATGAAGCTTCTGGAGATGAAAATGACGACGATGGCGACACAAGTAGCTGAAGGGCGAG CGCCTTCATGTAGCTGA
- the LOC120672215 gene encoding clp protease adapter protein ClpF, chloroplastic-like isoform X1, whose product MQGISICGSVASPHGANCRRACVARNSLRLPYEINAVSHGAFSCHWRMHKLHIKINGRRMNATVRTNARWLFGGDGRSSDARLERSESANEDILIFYFQMDLQTRIQYALNIEQFDVAKQLREKLTEIEMEIIRQREAKRGSSKTEAQDKALNLLRVRADLQKAIDSENYAVAAGLRDEIAKLEAESLAVSAKALAYQNVKYAFRLGQKVRHNVHGYRGVICGMDPVCCESKSWMETANVEKLSKGPNQPFYQVLVDVYVDPELLVAYVAEENLSAAEESEKGRFDHPYIEFLFYGEDTAGDFIPIKQLREKYDQPRYEASGDENDDDGDTSS is encoded by the exons ATGCAGGGCATCTCTATATGTGGTTCTGTTGCCTCACCCCATGGAGCAAATTGCAGAAGGGCTTGTGTTGCAAGGAACAGTCTGAGGCTGCCATATGAGATTAATGCAGTAAGCCATGGAGCTTTCTCATGCCACTGGCGCATGCATAAACTCCACATAAAGATCAATGGCAGAAGAATGAATGCTACAGTAAGAACTAATGCTAGATGGTTGTTTGGAGGAGACGGGCGTAGCAGCGATGCAAGGCTGGAGCGCAGTGAGTCTGCTAATGAAGATATCTTGATCTTCTACTTCCAGATGGATTTACAGACCCGAATACAA TATGCATTGAATATAGAACAATTTGATGTGGCAAAACAATTGAGGGAAAAACTCACTGAG ATTGAAATGGAGATAATTAGGCAACGTGAAGCTAAACGAGGTTCATCAAAGACTGAAGCTCAAGACAAAGCTCTGAATCTTTTACGTGTACG TGCAGACTTGCAGAAAGCTATTGACAGTGAAAACTATGCTGTGGCAGCTGGTCTGCGTGATGAAATCGCCAAACTTGAG GCCGAATCTCTTGCAGTATCTGCTAAAGCTCTTGCTTATCAAAATGTGAAGTATGCGTTTCGACTAGGGCAGAAAGTACGTCATAATGTACATG GATATAGAGGAGTGATATGTGGCATGGATCCTGTATGCTGTGAATCCAAGTCATGGATGGAGACAGCAAATGTGGAGAAGCTGTCTAAAGGTCCAAATCAACCATTTTATCAG GTCCTGGTTGACGTATACGTTGATCCAGAACTACTTGTCGCATATG TGGCAGAAGAAAATCTTTCAGCAGCTGAAGAATCAGAGAAA GGAAGGTTTGATCACCCCTACATTGAATTTCTATTCTATGGTGAGGACACGGCTGGGGACTTCATCCCTATCAAACAACTCCGTGAGAAGTATGACCAGCCACGCTATGAAGCTTCTGGAGATGAAAATGACGACGATGGCGACACAAGTAGCTGA
- the LOC120674985 gene encoding uncharacterized protein LOC120674985 — NLAQTNFSTSNWKPKTKKWPNKRILSPADLPVRPAVAPGTCPPLPDGRRTARLLPSARRSPPTLPYPAPHLPAAALPPLRAERLRLARPAAPPAAQRAARLRARLFARSSLRFAAAARHLPPSSPTAALCPSPLACPSFNSWVRPSPATLRYTIRLLQAEELFRKVLEGGSKTKASRLLGLDVGSKYVGLAVSDEKNRIALPLSVLSRTKTNINLMADDFKTLASKYSLAGFVVGYPFNLHGQHSPNAVQVRLLAGELCKTGKLDDLSYTYWDENFTSKCVEALLHPLNLKNRDEAKTITDKFAAVCILQGYLDNMNRKFRPADESEA, encoded by the exons AATTTGGCCCAAACAAACTTTAGTACTTCGAATTGGAAGCCCAAAACGAAGAAGTGGCCCAACAAGCGAATCCTAAGCCCAGCTGACCTCCCAGTCCGGCCCGCGGTCGCGCCTGGCACATGCCCGCCTctccccgacggccgccgcacTGCTCGGCTTCTACCCTCCGCCCGTCGCTCGCCGCCCACCCTCCCCTACCCGGCTCCCcacctgccggccgccgccctgccgcccCTTCGCGCAGAGCGCCTGCGCCTtgcgcggccggcggctccACCGGCCGCCCAACGCGCGGCGCGGCTGCGGGCGCGTCTGTTCGCTCGGTCCAGCCTGCGCTTTGCTGCGGCCGCCCGTCACCTTCCGCCGTCGTCGCCCACTGCAGCTCTCTGCCCATCGCCACTG GCCTGCCCTAGTTTCAATTCCTGGGTCCGCCCATCGCCGGCCACGTTGAGGTATACAATAAGGCTGCTGCAAGCGGAAGAGCTATTCCGGAAAGTTCTGGAGGGTGGGTCGAAGACGAAGGCGTCTCGGCTGCTCGGGCTCGACGTTGGCAGCAAGTACGTCGGACTGGCCGTCTCCGATGAGAAGAACAGGATTGCTTTGCCTCTGAG TGTCTTGAGTCGGACAAAGACAAACATCAACTTGATGGCAGATGATTTCAAAACATTG GCTTCGAAATATTCCCTAGCTGGGTTTGTTGTGGGCTATCCATTCAACCTTCATGGTCAACACTCTCCAAAT GCAGTTCAAGTAAGGCTTCTTGCTGGAGAACTTTGTAAAACAGGGAAACTTGATGATCTGAGCTACACATATTGGGATGAAAATTTCACCTCAAAG TGTGTTGAAGCCCTCTTACATCCTCTAAATCTAAAAAATCGAGATGAGGCCAAAACAATAACAGATAAATTTGCTGCAGTTTGCATACTCCAG GGTTATCTTGATAACATGAACAGAAAATTCAGACCTGCTGACGAATCTGAAGCATAA
- the LOC120672215 gene encoding clp protease adapter protein ClpF, chloroplastic-like isoform X4 has protein sequence MQGISICGSVASPHGANCRRACVARNSLRLPYEINAVSHGAFSCHWRMHKLHIKINGRRMNATVRTNARWLFGGDGRSSDARLERSESANEDILIFYFQMDLQTRIQYALNIEQFDVAKQLREKLTEIEMEIIRQREAKRGSSKTEAQDKALNLLRVRADLQKAIDSENYAVAAGLRDEIAKLEAESLAVSAKALAYQNVKYAFRLGQKVRHNVHGYRGVICGMDPVCCESKSWMETANVEKLSKGPNQPFYQVLVDVYVDPELLVAYGKV, from the exons ATGCAGGGCATCTCTATATGTGGTTCTGTTGCCTCACCCCATGGAGCAAATTGCAGAAGGGCTTGTGTTGCAAGGAACAGTCTGAGGCTGCCATATGAGATTAATGCAGTAAGCCATGGAGCTTTCTCATGCCACTGGCGCATGCATAAACTCCACATAAAGATCAATGGCAGAAGAATGAATGCTACAGTAAGAACTAATGCTAGATGGTTGTTTGGAGGAGACGGGCGTAGCAGCGATGCAAGGCTGGAGCGCAGTGAGTCTGCTAATGAAGATATCTTGATCTTCTACTTCCAGATGGATTTACAGACCCGAATACAA TATGCATTGAATATAGAACAATTTGATGTGGCAAAACAATTGAGGGAAAAACTCACTGAG ATTGAAATGGAGATAATTAGGCAACGTGAAGCTAAACGAGGTTCATCAAAGACTGAAGCTCAAGACAAAGCTCTGAATCTTTTACGTGTACG TGCAGACTTGCAGAAAGCTATTGACAGTGAAAACTATGCTGTGGCAGCTGGTCTGCGTGATGAAATCGCCAAACTTGAG GCCGAATCTCTTGCAGTATCTGCTAAAGCTCTTGCTTATCAAAATGTGAAGTATGCGTTTCGACTAGGGCAGAAAGTACGTCATAATGTACATG GATATAGAGGAGTGATATGTGGCATGGATCCTGTATGCTGTGAATCCAAGTCATGGATGGAGACAGCAAATGTGGAGAAGCTGTCTAAAGGTCCAAATCAACCATTTTATCAG GTCCTGGTTGACGTATACGTTGATCCAGAACTACTTGTCGCATATG GGAAGGTTTGA
- the LOC120674984 gene encoding lamin-like protein, with protein sequence MYTYYDDNLLGYVRWSPNVNYTDWADGHEFHVGDLLEFDYEKNRYDVVQVNETAYAKCDGSSPILSYSRGRNFIFRLNTTGRLYFICSRGYCWNGMKVSVLVRPAPPPPPYVVVFEGNIK encoded by the exons ATGTATACATATTATGATGACAACCTCCTAGGTTATGTG CGCTGGTCACCCAACGTCAACTACACCGACTGGGCGGATGGGCACGAGTTCCACGTCGGCGACTTGCTCG AATTTGACTACGAGAAGAACAGGTACGACGTGGTGCAGGTGAACGAGACGGCGTACGCGAAGTGCGACGGCAGCAGCCCGATCCTCAGCTACAGCCGCGGCCGCAACTTCATCTTCCGCCTCAACACGACGGGCCGGCTCTACTTCATCTGCAGCCGCGGCTACTGCTGGAACGGCATGAAGGTGTCCGTGCTCGtccggcccgcgccgccgccaccg CCTTACGTAGTCGTGTTCGAGGGAAATATCAAATAA
- the LOC120675910 gene encoding protein RETARDED ROOT GROWTH, mitochondrial-like: MGRLRACCRLRRLLAPPPPQVLPPPGHPLARGPHATAAHGLPFSRLFSSASAVAPHEARDSGLGGSAYWAWIRAATESAPAPTPPHEEEDDGPARYIPVKAYFLSTSIDLKSMQAEHGSDIVPPSTRTLNYIALRYSEFPPEIMEIGVKDNRFCYRYVVVFQYGSAVLFNIADHEAEYYLDIIRKHASGWLPEMRKDDYAVVEKPSLTTWMKGGLDYIALKSLDTDGIRIISSVLGQSIALDHYIRQVDDMVEEFTEINRVMEKTGNFTMQRKKLFQLVGKANSNLADVIIRLGLFDRSEIAWKNANYAQILEYLREEYELNQRFGSLDFKLKFVEHNIHFLQEVLQNRRSDLLEWGVIILLTIEIAISLYEIIKDSNMIS; the protein is encoded by the exons ATGGGGCGGCTGCGCGCGTGCTGCCGTCttcgccgcctcctcgcgccgccgccgccacaagtACTACCACCACCGGGTCACCCTCTGGCACGCGGGccccacgccaccgccgcccacgGCTTGCCCTTCTCGAGGCTTTTCTCGTCGGCCTCGGCCGTCGCGCCCCACGAGGCCCGCGACTCTGGCCTCGGCGGCTCGGCGTACTGGGCCTGGATTCGCGCGGCGACCGAGTCGGCCCcggcgcccacgccgccgcatgaggaggaggacgacggccCGGCGCGCTACATCCCCGTCAAGGCTTACTTCCTCTCCACCAG CATTGATCTGAAGAGCATGCAAGCGGAACATGGTAGTGATATCGTACCTCCATCAACCCGTACGCTCAACTACATTGCACTTCGGTACTCTGAATTCCCACCTGAGATAATG GAGATTGGAGTAAAGGACAACAGATTTTGCTATCGCTATGTGGTTGTTTTCCAATATGGTTCTGCTGTACTTTTCAACATTGCTGATCATGAAGCTGAATATTATCTTGATATAATTAGGAAACATGCTTCAGGATGGCTTCCAGAGATGAGAAAAGATG ATTATGCTGTGGTCGAGAAACCATCGTTGACAACATGGATGAAAGGAGGTCTTGATTATATAGCTCTTAAAAGTTTAGACACAGATGGGATTCGCATAATTTCAAGTGTTCTTGGTCAAAGTATTGCCCTTGATCATTATATCCGGCAG GTTGATGATATGGTTGAAGAATTCACTGAAATTAATCGTGTTATGGAGAAGACTGGCAACTTCACCATGCAAAGAAAGAAGCTCTTTCAACTTGTGGGCAAGGCTAATTCCAATCTTGCGGATGTCATCATCAGACTTGGTCTTTTTGACAG GTCAGAAATTGCCTGGAAAAATGCAAATTATGCACAAATTCTGGAGTATCTTCGGGAAGAATATGAACTGAATCAGCGTTTTGGAAGCCTCGACTTCAAACTGAAATTTGTGGAG CACAACATCCATTTTCTTCAAGAAGTCCTCCAAAATAGACGATCAGATCTGCTGGAGTGGGGTGTCATAATACTACTGACTATTGAGATTGCCATCTCACTATATGAAATTATCAAGGACTCCAACATGATCTCTTGA